GAGTAGATAACTTAAGCTAATCCTTTCATATAGGAAGTGTCAAACTTATGTAAAAACCTGGATTGGACTGCCTTGTCAACATCTATAAAACTGATTGAAATAGGGAGGATCGGAAAATAGACATTATCTGTATAGCGGCGTCCACGCTCACCGCCTATTTCCAAAAGTACTGATTCTTTCTCTAGTTCAATTGTTACAACATCATCTTTAATCTCATACCGATAATCAGACAGCGCACGCGGCAGCAGGTTAAAAATCTCATCATGTGTGTAACCCATTTCCCTTTTCAGGTTGAATGGGCTTTTGTAGTCTGAATGATCGTGGATTGTATGATTTGTCATACTTAGGCCGTCAGTTTTGCTTTTCTACGCATCTACTCGATTGGAAAGGGTATGTCATCTGTTTGCATGGCCTGTATAGAGGTCTCAGGCTACCCTTGACTCATTAAACCCTGCATGTCCCTGTTCTTTTCTCACTTTTCATTACTTTATTCAATACACTTCGCCGAGCATCCGCTGCCAAACCCATCGCAATGTTTCGATGTCGGGTCGTTCGGCGGGGATGCGTTCGGGCGGGATCAATGGGCGCATGACTCCTTCCTCTCGTTGACCGACAACAAAGGAGAATATGTAGCGTGGTTCGAATCCCATACGCAAATCGGTGATCTCCAATCGGCTATTGATCTCCCGTACGCGATAGAAGCCCTTGGTGAACCAGCGCAGCCGCATCACGGCGGGTGCATCGCTAACCGGGGAGAGCAGGCTATCGTTGCTTGAATACTGTTCGAATCCAATCTCGGGTAGTGGGTCGAACAGTGAATAGTAGCCCTCCCGATAGCCATTCGGTTCCATCGCGACAATGCGCCAGAGCAACAGATTGAATGGCGTCGGTGTCGCTATCAGCCGATTGTACTCAATGCCCTGACGAGTCAGTTCACTCTCGGCGATGTCACGCACCTGCGCCTGTATGGAGATGGCAATTGCGAGATAGAGCGTGCTCAGGCCAAGTCCAATCCTGTTCGCGCGTCGTCCGGTAGTCAGCTTGCGTTTGCTGAAAGCAGCCCAAAGCACCCCGACCAGTAGCAGTAGCGTATACAGGGGGTCGATAATAAAGATGCTGCCAAGCCCGATCGGCGGTCCGTTGCTTGGCCAGAAGAGTTGTGTGCCGTAGATGGTGATTGCATCGAGCAAGGCGTGGGTCGCGAGTGCGAGCCACACGAGCAGGGACCAGCGTGTGATCGATGCACCGTCTCTCGCATGCAGGCGTGCAAGCCCCGCACCCAGGACCGGCGCGACGATGGTGTGAGTGACAAGGGAGTGG
This portion of the Candidatus Thiodiazotropha endoloripes genome encodes:
- a CDS encoding metal-dependent hydrolase, producing MDPVTQILLGAAVGHAALGARVGRKALIWGAIFGGMPDLDVFLPHADDVAAVTNHRGFSHSLVTHTIVAPVLGAGLARLHARDGASITRWSLLVWLALATHALLDAITIYGTQLFWPSNGPPIGLGSIFIIDPLYTLLLLVGVLWAAFSKRKLTTGRRANRIGLGLSTLYLAIAISIQAQVRDIAESELTRQGIEYNRLIATPTPFNLLLWRIVAMEPNGYREGYYSLFDPLPEIGFEQYSSNDSLLSPVSDAPAVMRLRWFTKGFYRVREINSRLEITDLRMGFEPRYIFSFVVGQREEGVMRPLIPPERIPAERPDIETLRWVWQRMLGEVY